TGTTGTTTTTCCGGTACTGGGTCGTAACCACCGGCATGCAAAGGATGGCATCTTAATATGCGTTTGATTGATAGCCAACCGCCTTTTACTAATCCATGTGTTTTTAATGCTTCAATAGCATACCAAGAACATGATGGATGAAAACGACAGCGTTGTCCTAAAATAGGAGATATAAACCATTGATACAGTTTTATGAGTATCAGTGGTATCGCGATTAAGACGCGTTGCAACGTTTGGCTAATTTTTTCCATAGCTTATCCATCGTTGCGAAAATCTCTTGATTGCTAAGTTTATCAGCACCAGATTTACCAATTACGATAATATCCACATTTGGGAGATCATGTTGTTTATGGCGAAAACTTTCACGAATTAGACGTTTTAAACGATTACGGTCGTGAGCTTTACGAATGCGCTTTTTGGCAAGTGTAATGCCTAAACGTGGAGATGGTAGAGTATTGGTTCTTGCAAGGATGGTAAACGAGGGAGATACAGCTGGAATTGCATTATCAAACACATAGGTAAAGTGGGTGGGAGTTA
The nucleotide sequence above comes from Alteromonas naphthalenivorans. Encoded proteins:
- the rnpA gene encoding ribonuclease P protein component, which translates into the protein MGENHFSRELRLLTPTHFTYVFDNAIPAVSPSFTILARTNTLPSPRLGITLAKKRIRKAHDRNRLKRLIRESFRHKQHDLPNVDIIVIGKSGADKLSNQEIFATMDKLWKKLAKRCNAS
- the yidD gene encoding membrane protein insertion efficiency factor YidD, coding for MQRVLIAIPLILIKLYQWFISPILGQRCRFHPSCSWYAIEALKTHGLVKGGWLSIKRILRCHPLHAGGYDPVPEKQQDKHSK